Proteins from one Megalopta genalis isolate 19385.01 chromosome 1, iyMegGena1_principal, whole genome shotgun sequence genomic window:
- the LOC117223592 gene encoding calpain-7: protein MTLEAAQNAARKAVQFDSNSQHKQAMYYYNIAIKSLAELKDPVYDQKVTEYRDRVIAIQTLINEEDRKHHSAQPVHQSEIQRCMFLVNQAQDADESGSKDVAIKLYTDAAELGLKFKTTDPEVKGKLTALVRLALDRAESLKGVKIVDSNDILKSLSKLPPVPETSLDLDVNITSPDAATSTNSFNTGKQPRPPLQHGSSVHLKVSGGSSSYSDEEKWVLHHSSHINDHKFLPFMSIDLTENFHFPLPFTDKDGLLELAPKQKPDFARWARPEELFSEPTMLMTHHVDYYSIKQTVVSDCSFVASLAVSAQYERRFGRRLITSIIYPQNRNKEPIYNPFGKYMVKLHINGVPRKVIIDDLLPVSRYNQLLCSYSSNHGELWISLLEKAYMKVMGGYDFPGSNSNIDLHALTSWIPERWAIRPEEPDFNKDNLFNVLLTRLRKGDVLVTVATGKLSDLDADRTGLVPSHAYAVLDVRKINDERLLLLKNPWSHLRWKGNYSELDTVHWTNELKETLNYDPDSASQFDNGIFWIDYDSICRFFDVFHMNWNPGLFHYTYCMHQMWNAGVGPAKDAYNIGDNPQFLLEVQSNVTGAIWILLTRHITDIADFRENQEYITVLVYKNEGRRVYYPHDPPPYVKGVKINSPHYLCKIKLDTQSDTRYTLVVSQYEKTNTIYYTLRAYGTCPFTLRKMSTFYKYEKEITDGQWNSVTAGGCVNHPTYQNNPRYQLLLESSTNENYLLIILKGPKQYQIGFDVLSVVLNDPEAPGAFKMKDSGPFRSGFIYLELDNVPAGTYNIIPSTYSPGQEGPFFLTCKSSCKLQLQRLQ from the exons ATGACTTTAGAAGCTGCACAAAATGCAGCCCGAAAAGCTGTGCAGTTTGACAGTAACAGTCAACATAAGCAAGCCATGTACTACTATAACATTGCTATTAAATCTCTTGCCGAGTTAAAGGATCCTGTATATGATCAGAAAGTTACAGAGTATCGAGACAGAGTAATAGCAATACAAACTTTGA TCAATGAAGAAGACAGAAAACATCATAGTGCACAACCTGTACATCAATCAGAAATACAAAGGTGCATGTTCCTTGTAAATCAAGCTCAAGATGCAGATGAATCAGGCTCGAAAGATGTAGCTATAAAGTTGTATACAGATGCTGCTGAGCTTGGACTAAAATTC AAAACTACTGATCCTGAAGTGAAGGGAAAATTAACAGCACTTGTTCGACTGGCCTTGGATAGAGCAGAATCTTTGAAAGGTGTAAAAATAGTTGACAGCAATGACATTCTTAAATCGCTGTCAAAATTGCCTCCGGTACCGGAAACAAGTCTAGACTTAGATGTAAACATAACATCACCAGATGCTGCAACTTCTACAAATTCCTTTAACACTG GAAAACAACCTCGGCCCCCTTTGCAACATGGCAGCAGTGTTCATTTGAAAGTAAGCGGTGGTAGTAGCAGTTACTCTGATGAGGAGAAATGGGTTTTGCATCATAGTTCTCATATTAATGATCATAAGTTTCTTCCTTTTATGAGTATCGATCTTACAGAGAACTTTCATTTTCCCCTTCCATTCACTGATAAAGACGGTTTACTAGAACTAGCACCAAAGCAGAAACCAGACTTTGCAAGATGGGCACGTCCAGAAGAATTGTTTTCTGAGCCAACTATGCTTATGACTCATCATGTTGATTATTACAGCATAAAACAAACT GTTGTTTCTGATTGCTCTTTCGTTGCGTCTCTTGCCGTTAGCGCTCAATACGAAAGAAGATTCGGACGCAGACTAATTACATCTATCATTTATCCACAAAATAGAAATAAAGAACCAATTTATAATCCGTTCG GAAAGTACATGGTGAAACTTCACATTAATGGTGTTCCACGCAAAGTTATAATAGATGACTTATTGCCTGTAAGCCGATACAACCAATTACTTTGTTCCTACTCTAGCAATCATGGTGAGCTGTGGATCTCGTTACTCGAGAAGGCTTATATGAAAGTAATGGGTGGTTATGATTTTCCTGGCTCCAACAGC AATATAGATTTACATGCTCTGACCAGTTGGATACCAGAAAGATGGGCCATAAGACCGGAGGAACCAGATTTTAATAAGGATAACTTATTTAACGTTTTATTAACACGATTACGTAAAGGAGATGTACTAGTGACAGTAGCCACTGGAAAGTTATCTGATTTAGATGCTGACAGGACTGGGCTTGTACCCTCTCATGCATATGCAGTTCTTGATGTCAGGAAAATAAAT GATGAAAGATTACTGCTACTTAAAAACCCTTGGTCACATTTACGATGGAAGGGAAATTATTCTGAACTCGATACCGTACATTGGACTAATGAATTGAAGGAAACATTGAATTATGATCCAGATTCTGCCTCTCAATTTGATAATGGTATATTCTGGATCGATTACGATAGTATCTGTCGCTTTTTCGACGTGTTTCATATGAACTGGAATCCAGGTCTATTCCATTACACTTACTGCATGCACCA aATGTGGAATGCGGGTGTTGGTCCAGCGAAAGATGCGTATAATATAGGCGATAACCCGCAGTTTTTATTAGAGGTGCAAAGCAATGTTACAGGTGCAATATGGATTCTTCTTACAAGACATATCACAGACATCGCAGACTTTCGGGAAAATCAAGAATACATAACAGTATTAGTCTATAAAAATGAAGGAAGAAGAGTATATTATCCAC ATGATCCGCCACCGTACGTTAAAGGTGTAAAAATAAATAGTCCACACTATCTTTGCAAAATAAAACTAGACACTCAAAGCGACACACGGTACACTCTAGTCGTTTCGCAATATGAAAAAACAAATACAATATATTACACTTTACGCGCGTATGGCACATGTCCGTTCACGTTACGCAAGATGTCTACCTTTTACAAATATGAGAAAGAG attactGATGGTCAATGGAACAGCGTTACAGCTGGCGGATGCGTCAACCATCCGACGTACCAAAATAATCCACGTTACCAATTATTGTTAGAAAGTTCAACTAATGAGAACTATctgttaattatattaaagGGTCCAAAACAATATCAAATAGGATTTGACGTTCTGTCGGTAGTATTAAATGATCCCGAAGCGCCTGGAGCGTTTAAAATGAAAGACTCTGGTCCATTTAG GTCAGGGTTCATCTATCTCGAATTGGACAATGTACCAGCCggaacatataatattattccaTCAACGTACAGTCCCGGCCAGGAAGGCCCATTTTTCTTAACATGTAAATCATCTTGCAAACTGCAACTTCAACGGTTACAATAA
- the LOC117223590 gene encoding G patch domain-containing protein 1 homolog, producing the protein MSDSEDENYVAFGVPLDPIDEENLPRKKPVTIEEQYAYDAHGRRRFHGAFTGGFSAGYFNTVGTRDGWRPQQFKSSRASKAESVTQRPEDFMDEEDTSQFGIAPKGIRATSDYVDHGQRGIKRERTTRDSSGPIPGTPVLKELLKPAKDTVGIMLLKQMGWRPGQGIGSRLTKKEKAKIRKINNKIRALKQQYGKAGSGTSSDESEDDYGDVTFAPDDYEPFRCNPKDNYFGIGYSGLDRRTILSGHIDLFDTPAFSVQEKNKKLSIHGQAFGVGAFEADDEDIYEREDMSRYDFSLGPERKTKSRWSDDSSSKNSNNCLEGFVPAKNRLEQKKIYPPPELPKDYVPMHVVRKSRFYPPIENIPRTVENGKRTDLTAADRARILEDTHTVKKVSDTHPNAVPSVAANIISKTLNLHGRQAEERQKLESQQAKAATSWMDKLNAQSFVKGGIVGLSKEGSLKKLEEFKDSSKNDEDQNTNRLEGDSSMEKSTVKPSFADPDKQKRFEQYLNLLKKGEKNKLDSIQPLSMTEWDREHEREEFEQAVRLFEQPTNEYALNKFTHAAESTCIDTVSEKCSQENDMKQAVKMKLFGKLTRERIEWKPTSIVCKRFNIPEPKVGCAQPELKNKAAKFSIFDSLDFSNSSKFLKATNTVPKPLENTDFGLKDRNVTSGAIPEIKLHNDVSTNEIQEVELVSEKVRNFEASYEKIFGKEVQETSPAISEVKQNLDTQIDLNTVPKDLEIAATSLDDNNTLNQVPKNKSEEKKDLFKAIFLSSSEESDSEPEESIDSEAVKSVLIGKPAAEVNTKRNTSPPRGIFAKLDLDNLLSGSKDSEQANKNGKNEIDENTESHSEIGIVPNQSNDSSTNIEEPIILSDMYGPALPSKLVKVEDSISEATSSQTLKPVFRSVVTKPKTDTKIYGVWVEKRKAKKVKKEKKKHKHKEHKSSKHKRKSKKERRSSS; encoded by the exons ATGAGTGATTCCGAAGACGAGAATTATGTGGCCTTTGGTGTTCCTCTCGATCCTATAGACGAAG AGAATTTACCAAGAAAGAAACCTGTGACAATCGAGGAACAGTATGCATACGATGCACATGGTAGACGCAGATTTCATGGAGCATTTACAGGCGGTTTCTCTGCTGGATATTTTAACACTGTTGGTACCAGAGATGGATGGAGACCGCAACAATTCAAGTCTTCCAGAGCCAGTAAAGCAGAAAGTGTTACTCAACGACCTGAAGATTTTATGGATGAGGAGGATACAAGCCAATTTGGAATTGCTCCAAAAGGTATTCGTGCTACTAGTGATTATGTCGATCATGGACAAAGAGGAATAAAACGGGAGAGAACTACTCGCGATAGTAGTGGTCCCATTCCTGGTACTCCTGTATTAAAGGAACTTTTAAAACCTGCAAA AGATACAGTTGGTATTATGTTACTGAAGCAAATGGGCTGGAGACCAGGCCAGGGTATAGGATCCAGGCTCACTAAGAAAGAGAAAGCTAAAATTaggaaaataaataacaaaataagagCATTGAAGCAACAGTATGGTAAAGCTGGTTCTGGAACTAGTTCAGATGAATCAGAGGATGATTATGGGGATGTTACATTTGCTCCTGATGATTATGAACCATTTAG ATGTAACCCAAAAGATAATTATTTTGGTATAGGATACAGTGGATTAGACAGAAGAACAATACTTTCGGGGCACATCGATTTATTTGATACTCCTGCATTTAGTGTTcaagaaaagaataaaaaattatcaATACATGGCCAAGCGTTTGGCGTCGGCGCTTTTGAAGCCGATGATGAAGATATTTATGAAAGAGAGGACATGTCTCGCTATGATTTTTCGCTAGGACCAGAACGGAAAACTAAGTCAAGGTGGTCAGATGATAGCAGTTCAAAGAACTCTAACAATTGTCTAGAAGGTTTTGTGCCAGCAAAAAACAGATTGGAGCAGAAGAAGATTTATCCACCCCCAGAGTTGCCTAAAGATTATGTACCGATGCACGTGGTTAGAAAAAGTCGATTTTACCCACCGATTGAGAACATTCCTCGCACAGTAGAAAACGGGAAGCGTACAGATCTTACAGCTGCTGATAGGGCTAGGATATTGGAAGATACGCATACTGTTAAGAAAGTATCAGATACGCATCCGAACGCAGTGCCGTCGGTTGCTGCTAACATTATTTCTAAAACGTTAAATTTACACGGGAGACAAGCAGAAGAAAGACAAAAGTTAGAGAGTCAACAAGCTAAGGCAGCCACCTCATGGATGGACAAACTTAATGCTCAGAGTTTCGTTAAAGGAGGTATCGTTGGGCTTAGCAAAGAAGGAAGTTTAAAAAAGctagaagaatttaaagattCATCTAAAAACGATGAAGATCAAAATACAAACAGGCTGGAAGGAGATAGTTCCATGGAGAAAAGCACAGTAAAACCGTCTTTCGCAGATCCGGATAAGCAGAAACGCTTTGAACAATATTTAAACCTTTTGAAGAAAGGTGAAAAAAATAAGCTGGATAGTATACAACCATTATCAATGACCGAGTGGGACAGAGAACACGAACGAGAAGAATTTGAACAAGCAGTTAGATTGTTCGAGCAACCAACCAATGAATATGCCTTGAACAAGTTTACCCATGCCGCTGAGTCTACATGTATAGATACCGTTTCTGAAAAATGCAGTCAAGAAAACGATATGAAGCAAGCCgtaaaaatgaaattgtttggGAAACTGACTAGAGAGCGGATAGAATGGAAACCTACGAGTATAGTCTGCAAGAGGTTCAATATTCCAGAACCGAAAGTCGGATGTGCTCAGCCTGAGCTGAAGAATAAAGCAGCAAAGTTTTCGATTTTCGATTCGCTCGATTTCAGCAATTCTTCGAAATTCTTGAAAGCAACCAATACTGTTCCAAAGCCGTTAGAGAATACTGATTTTGGATTGAAAGACAGAAATGTAACCAGCGGTGCAATTCCAGAGATAAAATTGCATAATGATGTATCTACCAACGAGATTCAAGAAGTAGAACTTGTATCAGAGAAAGTAAGAAATTTCGAGGCTTCTTATGAAAAAATCTTTGGCAAAGAAGTTCAAGAAACATCCCCTGCGATTTCTGAAGTGAAACAAAATTTAGACACTCAAATAGACTTGAATACTGTCCCCAAAGACTTGGAGATAGCAGCCACGAGTCTGGATGATAATAATACATTAAACCAGGTACCAAAGAATAAATCTGAAGAAAAGAAAGATCTTTTCAAAGCAATTTTCTTAAGCAGCAGCGAAGAATCAGATTCAGAGCCGGAAGAGAGCATAGACAGTGAGGCTGTAAAGTCAGTTCTAATTGGTAAACCTGCAGCTGAAGTGAATACAAAAAGAAATACTTCTCCACCGAGAGGAATTTTCGCCAAGCTAGATTTGGATAATCTTCTCTCCGGTTCAAAGGACAGCGAGCAAGCAAATAAAAATGGGAAGAACGAAATAGATGAAAATACAGAGTCTCATTCTGAAATAGGAATTGTACCGAATCAAAGCAATGACAGTAGTACGAATATCGAGGAGCCAATAATATTGTCAGACATGTATGGACCAGCCCTTCCCTCGAAACTCGTCAAAGTCGAAGATTCTATATCCGAAGCAACCAGTTCTCAAACCTTGAAACCTGTGTTCAGAAGTGTTGTAACAAAACCTAAGACGGACACAAAGATTTACGGAGTGTGGGTCGAGAAAAGAAAAGCGAAGAAAGTcaagaaagagaagaagaagcACAAGCATAAAGAACATAAAAGTTCGAAGCATAAGCGGAAATCGAAGAAGGAAAGACGTAGCAGTTCGTGA